The proteins below are encoded in one region of Bacteroidales bacterium:
- the thiL gene encoding thiamine-phosphate kinase, whose translation MSEEKSKTPLTIAELGEFGLIDVLTKNLSLTRPNTVAGVGDDAAVIDIGEKYLLVSKDLLLEGIHFDMTYQPLRHLGYKAITVNLSDICAMNGTPTHVLVGIGISSRYTLEAIEEIYTGMRMACEKFKVDFVGGDTTSSVQGLVLSVTAIGTVEKDRVVYRGPALQNELLCVSGNLGGAYAGLLILEREKAEFKANPNMQPDLQGNEYVLERFLKPEPREDIVLLLRELKVKPTAMIDISDGLGSEIKHICKHSDLGCTVYEDKIPIDQQTYDIARSFKMDPTMYTLNGGEDYELLFTIRQEDFEKIKNIPEITVIGHMTDKNSGINLVTKSGVLVEIKAQGWDHLKK comes from the coding sequence ATGTCAGAAGAAAAGAGTAAAACCCCACTAACCATTGCTGAATTGGGAGAATTTGGTTTGATAGATGTTTTAACAAAAAACCTGAGCCTGACCCGCCCCAATACGGTTGCCGGGGTGGGCGATGATGCCGCTGTGATTGATATTGGTGAAAAATATCTGCTCGTCAGCAAAGACCTGCTGCTCGAAGGCATCCATTTCGACATGACTTACCAGCCACTCCGTCATCTGGGCTATAAAGCAATTACAGTCAACCTTTCGGATATCTGCGCAATGAATGGCACGCCGACGCATGTGCTTGTCGGTATTGGTATTTCGAGCCGTTACACACTTGAGGCCATTGAGGAAATTTATACCGGAATGCGGATGGCTTGCGAAAAATTTAAGGTGGACTTCGTGGGCGGCGATACAACCAGCAGCGTTCAGGGATTGGTTCTTTCAGTAACTGCCATTGGTACCGTGGAAAAAGACCGGGTTGTATATCGCGGGCCTGCACTGCAAAATGAGCTTCTTTGTGTTTCAGGCAACCTGGGTGGAGCTTATGCCGGGTTATTGATCCTGGAACGCGAAAAAGCTGAGTTTAAAGCCAACCCTAACATGCAACCCGATCTACAGGGAAACGAGTATGTGCTTGAACGCTTTCTAAAACCCGAGCCAAGAGAGGACATTGTTCTCCTTTTGCGCGAATTGAAAGTCAAACCCACGGCAATGATTGACATTTCCGACGGACTGGGTTCGGAAATAAAACACATCTGCAAACATTCCGACCTGGGTTGTACAGTTTACGAAGACAAAATCCCGATTGATCAGCAAACCTACGACATTGCCAGGTCTTTCAAAATGGATCCGACCATGTATACGCTTAATGGTGGTGAGGATTACGAATTGCTTTTCACTATCCGGCAGGAGGACTTCGAAAAAATAAAGAATATTCCCGAAATTACTGTAATTGGCCACATGACGGATAAAAATTCCGGAATCAACTTAGTCACCAAATCAGGCGTTTTGGTAGAAATCAA